The Salegentibacter mishustinae genomic interval CACAATCCCAGCAATTGTAGATATCTCCAGTTGTTCTCCATGTATGTGCAACATCTTCTGCCCATTCCCAGGGCTGATTATCGCCCCACTCGCACATCGCAAAAAGAATTGGTCTTCCTGCAGAATATAAAGCATCCCTCATGGTACTATAGGCGCCAATTGGGTTAATATTTTCAGTATTACACCAGTCATATTTTAAATAGTCTATTCCCCATTCAGCATAAGTAATGGCATCCTGGTATTCGTAACCGCGACTTCCTGGTTCCCCCGCACAGGTTTCTGTTCCGGCATCAGAATATATACCTAATTTTAGTCCTTTAGAGTGAACATAATCAGCCAGTGTTTTCATTCCCGATGGAAAGCGCTCAGGATCCACTTGAATAAAGCCTCTTTCATCCCTTTCTCCATGCCAGCAATCGTCAATAATTACATATTCGTAACCAGCATCTTTCATTCCGCTAGCCACCATGGCATCGGCTGTTTCTTTTATGAGGTTTTCATTAATGTCGCAGGCAAAGGTATTCCAAGTATTCCATCCCATTGGTGGGGTATCTGCCAGGTCTTCAGATTTTTGGGCAAAGCTGTTTAAACTTAAAAGTAATGCTAAAAAAATATAAGTGTTTGTTCTGATCATTATTATTGATTTTTTTGATTAAAAAAAATTCCCTGAAAAAAAGATCCCAGGGAATATGGCTAATTAAATTTGTATGGTTTAGTGTTCTTCAAAGCGCACATTATCTATGGCAAAATTTAGAAGTGTATCGGCTCCTTCAAAGGCCATCCCAAATTCGGCATCTACCAGGCTGAAATCAGGCTGGTTTAATACAGATGCGGGAATGCTGACTGTGGTCCAGCTTCCACCGGTATCAAAAGCTTCACCGGTATCGTTCCAGGGCTGCCAATCGTAAAATGCGTCAACACCTGATGTAGCATTGAACCTTATTCTTATCATTCCCTCACTTATTGGTTCCAAAGTATAAATATCAAACTTAAGGTTGTAATCATCTAAATTTGAACCCACCACGTCTGCACCAAAAAAGGTATCATCATTTCTCCAAAACAGATCTTGCCAGCCGGTTCCCCCAGTCTGGAAATTAGTTCTTCCATAGTTGCTTCCGTCCAAGCTAATGGATGGATCATTCTCTACAGTTGTATTTCCCCAGTATGGATCCTTACCATCCCAGTCAAAAAAGACAGCTTCACTATTTGCTACCGGCTCTGGCCCGCCACAACCCGGGGTATCGAAACGCACATTATCTATAGCGAAATTCAGTAAAACATCGGCACCTTCAAATGCCATCCCAAATTCGGCATCTACCAAACTAAAATCTGGGACACCTAACACTGAAAGAGGGATTTCAACAGTTTCCCAACCATCTGTGGTATAAGGTTCCCCGGTATCGTTCCAAGGCTGCCAATCATAAAATGCATCTACTCCGTCTGAATCATTAAACCTAATTCTAAACATTCCTTCACTAATAGGCTCTATTACATTAATATCAAACTTTAATACATAATCCTCCAGGTTATTGCTTACCACATCAGCGCCGTAAAAAGTATCATCATTTCTCCAGAACAGATCCTGCCAACCGGTTCCACCGGTTTGAAAATTGACTCTTCCATAGCTACTTCCATCTGGGCTGAGAGACGCGTCATTTTCAGAGGTTACGTTGCCCCAATAAATACCTTTATCATCCCAGTTGAAGAAAACAAGTTCTTCATCTCCAACAGGGCACTTTCCTCCTTCGTCTGAAGGTATTCCTAAAACGGGAACAAGGCTATTTGGAATAAGCACTCTATTTATTTCGTGAATTAAGCCATTTGTTGCACCTATGTTGGAATTTACAATTCCGGAGGGTATAGCGTCTTCAAAAGAGGGTCTTAGCCTTGCATTTTCCCCAGTTAAGTCGGCAGTAATAATTTCTTCTTCAAACAAGGTGGTTATTTCCCCGCCATCGGTAAGCTGGCTGCTCATTAAAGCACCTTCACGTAAATGGTACATTAAAAGATTTGAAAGGGCTTCCAATTCTTCTTCAGATTCAAAATCATTCAAGCTTTCAAAATTTGTAATTTGTGCAAACAAGGCTGTAAACGCATCGTTATTTGGAA includes:
- a CDS encoding glycoside hydrolase family 27 protein, which codes for MIRTNTYIFLALLLSLNSFAQKSEDLADTPPMGWNTWNTFACDINENLIKETADAMVASGMKDAGYEYVIIDDCWHGERDERGFIQVDPERFPSGMKTLADYVHSKGLKLGIYSDAGTETCAGEPGSRGYEYQDAITYAEWGIDYLKYDWCNTENINPIGAYSTMRDALYSAGRPILFAMCEWGDNQPWEWAEDVAHTWRTTGDIYNCWDCEEDHGDWSSWGVLKILDMQEGLRKYAGPGHWNDPDMMEVGNGMTTSEDRAHFTMWSMLAAPLIAGNDLREMSPETVDILTNEKMIAINQDSLGVQAFKYNTEDGLETWFKPLSNGEWAVTFLNRADEEKNVEFDWEKHKIQDPDFDYAVDFNETTFKVEDIWRDKNLKDTDKKLKARISPHDVLTFRLSPKELE
- a CDS encoding glycan-binding surface protein yields the protein MIKKYYLVILAVVAGLASCDKDDEIYPQLGDDPRNLSEIISETQNLSSLYGALESSGLDSTLRSTTTYTVFAPNNSAFDEVDISGLSETELENILLNHILSTTTADFSSTLSTGYTATMAIGPEENNLSLFLNTEGGISLNGTASLIANSSDIGSTNGVLHQIDGVLLPPTVYDHTQANPNFSMLSEAIELAGLDEALSTTAIDNELYPFTVFAPTNTAFENFMMQLNGAFGWENLSDIPADLLQEVLEHHVVSGANTLSEVIAETEQTTLQGEILTISADAVISDASYTNTNFTTTDIQGINGVVHGVDKVLLPEDVFQQILGATLNLKERSEDRGYSSFLAAVEKAGLTSILEDEEQELTAFIPNNDAFTALFAQITNFESLNDFESEEELEALSNLLMYHLREGALMSSQLTDGGEITTLFEEEIITADLTGENARLRPSFEDAIPSGIVNSNIGATNGLIHEINRVLIPNSLVPVLGIPSDEGGKCPVGDEELVFFNWDDKGIYWGNVTSENDASLSPDGSSYGRVNFQTGGTGWQDLFWRNDDTFYGADVVSNNLEDYVLKFDINVIEPISEGMFRIRFNDSDGVDAFYDWQPWNDTGEPYTTDGWETVEIPLSVLGVPDFSLVDAEFGMAFEGADVLLNFAIDNVRFDTPGCGGPEPVANSEAVFFDWDGKDPYWGNTTVENDPSISLDGSNYGRTNFQTGGTGWQDLFWRNDDTFFGADVVGSNLDDYNLKFDIYTLEPISEGMIRIRFNATSGVDAFYDWQPWNDTGEAFDTGGSWTTVSIPASVLNQPDFSLVDAEFGMAFEGADTLLNFAIDNVRFEEH